In Betta splendens chromosome 19, fBetSpl5.4, whole genome shotgun sequence, the following proteins share a genomic window:
- the myof gene encoding myoferlin isoform X1: MLRVLVESAKGLPKKKIGSPDPITSVTFKDEKKKTKAIDNELNPVWNEVLEFDLKGSALDSGSFIDVVVKDYETIGKDKLIGSTKISLKDLASGQLRSLPSKNVPLANESGQNTGATINLVIGYDPPANAAPSPNDPQAGGAAVDGGGGGGDETLPDGGPSGAPGPSTPGQPVNLRQSLARSQNRSRLANKPQDFQIRVRVIEARQLPGNNIKPVVKVNVAGQTHRTRIRRGNNPFFDEMFFYNVHMLPSELFDENISFRVYDSYSLRADSLMGEFKLDTGYVYDEPAHCVLRKWLLLNDPDDSSSGAKGYLKVSLFIVGTGDEPPMENRDSNDDQDDIESNLLLPAGVTLRWATLSLKVFRAEDVPQMDDAFVQSVKELFGSEENRKNLVDPFVEASFAGKKLCTTIMEKNANPEWNQILRLQVKFPSMCECIKLTVFDWDRLTANDAVGTTYLNLSRIASSGGEVEATTGESEVGFLPVFGPCYINLYGSPREFTGLPDPYDDLNYGKGEGVAYRGRVLVQLDTKLDGKVDKAVESISSDDILVAQKYQRRRKYCLCAVFYSASMIRQPGEPIQFEVSIGNYGNKLDNTCKPLASTTQYSCAVFDGNHYYYLPWADNKPVVVVNSFWEDISHRLDAVNIILYITQHLQSNLEAFRTAILAKVSDNQLAEVWLKLLNQLIEDIESFPTPQLEGHDNLTTLDLQLKNLRDTSLATIKEAARRMREEAPEISETLSDIEAWEDKLKQLTVEPQNSMPDVIIWMLRGEKRVAYGRIPAHEILFSTHSEQACGQHCGKTQTVFLKYPMDKNKGLKVPVQVRVNMWLGLSAHEKKFNSFSEGNFSVFAELYENQAKMFGKYGTTGLVGRHKYSDVTGKLKLKQEYFLPPRGWEWEGDWFVDPEKGLLTEADAGHTEFMDEVYQNETRFPGGEWKPASEPYTDVNGEKSRSPTEFDCPLGWTWEDEWTVDVNRAVDDQGWEYGVTIPPNDKPQAWVPAEKVYHVHRRRRVVRPRKRSAVPAGTPVERRIQGDPEGWEFSSLIGWKFHRMERSSDTFRRRRWRRKMAPGDRLGSCAIFQLEGALVGIPARSLPVLIRLSIWRHLRCDRFTLQGVDTEEKEKGSKEDSTKLFGANTPTVSCTFTKSFRYHLRVYIYQARNMIAMDNDSFSDPYAHVSFLHVSKTTETLRATLNPTWDQTLIFNDIEIYGEPQQVANRPPKVVVEFYDSDQVGKDELLGRTVYSPLVKLTPGTDGTPKLLWHPILQKGHKAGEALVAAELILKDKSGKTDLPLSPPKRAENLYMVPQGIRPVVQLTAVEILAWGLRNMKPYQLAAVTSPSLVVECGGQRVESVVIKNMKKSPNFPSSVLFIRVLLPKEEMYTPPIVLKVIDHRPFGRKPVVGQCTIASLEEFRCDPYVITAEGAMSSKMALMMASPVKHVSITMEESRPLLEAKFMYSMSAAVTKMATPASFFHVEKEKETIDWWSKFYASTGDLQKCGPYLKKGYDTLKVYDCELEDVADFKGLTDFCHTFKLFGGKNINGDDDPTVVGEFKGSFKVYPLPDDPGVPAPPQQFRELPDSGPQECLVRIYVVRGIDLQPKDNNGKCDPYIKITLGKNTIDDRDHYIPNTLDPLFGRMFEMTCFLPQDKDLKISVYDFDLLTRDEKVGDTVIDLENRMLSRYNSYCGLPQTYCISGVNQWRDQLKPSQILETLARLKGLSKPKSEDNGTSLTFNGTEYTLAQFEDNKEIHQHLGPPLERLSLHVLRTQKLVPEHVETRTLYSTFQPNLSQGKLQMWVDVFPKSIGVPGPPFDITPRKAKKYFLRAVIWNTTDVILDETSITGEHMSDIYVKGWMPGMEDDKQKTDVHYRSLDGDGNFNWRFVFGFEYLPAEQLCLVSKKEHFWSLDKTEFRIPPRLTIQIWDNDKFSLDDYLGTVELDLRNLVAPSKTPEKCSLNMMDVLEAGAPHKTDHAKSLFAQQSVRGWWPCSLEQNGKKTLGGKVEMTLEIVNETEADERPAGKGREEPNMNPKLDFPKRPETSFFWFTNPCKTMKFIVWKRFRCLFICLIILIIVVLFLAILLYSLPNYISMKIVKPLQ, translated from the exons ATGTTGCGCGTTTTGGTGGAATCGGCTAAAGGTTTGCCCAAGAAGAAGATCGGAAGTCCTGACCCGATCacaagtgtgacttttaaag atgaaaagaaaaagactAAAGCCATTGACAACGAGCTGAATCCCGTATGGAATGAG gtgCTGGAGTTCGACCTGAAGGGCTCGGCCCTGGACTCCGGCTCTTTCATAGACGTGGTTGTGAAAGACTACGAAACCATCGGGAAGGACAA ATTAATTGGCTCAACCAAAATCTCTTTGAAGGACCTGGCCTCAGGTCAGCTCCGATCTCTGCCTTCCAAAAATGTGCCTCTGGCCAACGAAAGTGGACAGAACACTGGA GCCACAATAAACCTCGTGATCGGCTACGATCCTCCAGCCAACGCTGCTCCCAGCCCCAACGACCCGCAGGCCGGAGGCGCCGCCGTGGACGGCG gtggcggcggcggcgatgaGACGCTGCCTGATGGAGGCCCGAGTGGTGCGCCGGGTCCCTCCACCCCCGGCCAGCCGGTTAATCTCCGCCAGAGCCTGGCCAGGTCCCAGAACCGCTCCAGACTGGCCAACAAGCCCCAGGACTTCCAA ATCCGTGTCCGCGTCATCGAGGCCCGTCAGTTGCCCGGCAACAACATCAAACCGGTGGTGAAGGTCAACGTGGCCGGACAGACGCACAggacgaggatcaggagaggaaacaaccCCTTCTTCGATGAG aTGTTCTTCTATAACGTCCACATGCTGCCGTCAGAGCTGTTTGATGAGAACATTAGCTTTCGG GTGTACGACTCCTACTCGCTGAGGGCGGACAGTCTGATGGGCGAATTCAAA CTGGACACGGGATATGTTTATGATGAGCCAG CTCACTGTGTCCTGAGGAAGTGGCTTCTGTTGAACGATCCCGATGACTCCAGCTCTGGGGCTAAAGGGTACCTCAAAGTCAGCCTCTTCATCGTGGGGACCGGCGACGAGCCTCCG ATGGAGAACAGGGATTCCAACGACGACCAGGACGACATAGAGAGTAATCTGCTGCTGCCAGCGGGCGTGACGCTGCGATGGGCCACCTTGTCCCTGAAGGTCTTCAGAGCGGAAGATGTCCCACAAA tgGATGATGCGTTTGTCCAGAGTGTGAAGGAACTGTTTGGAtcagaggaaaacaggaagaatCTGGTGGATCCTTTTGTAGAAGCCAGCTTCGCAGGCAAAAAG CTGTGCACTACGATCATGGAGAAGAATGCAAACCCTGAGTGGAACCAAATACTAAGGCTCCAAGTGAAG TTCCCCTCCATGTGTGAGTGCATCAAGCTGACCGTCTTCGACTG GGATCGTCTGACAGCTAATGATGCTGTTGGCACCACGTACCTGAACCTGTCCAGGATTGCCTCCTCTGGTGGAGAGGTCGAAG CCACCACGGGGGAGTCCGAGGTGGGCTTCCTCCCCGTCTTCGGGCCCTGCTACATCAACCTCTACGGCAGCCCCAGGGAGTTTACCGGCCTTCCAGACCCCTACGACGATCTCAACTATGGCAAG GGAGAGGGAGTGGCGTACAGGGGCAGGGTCCTGGTTCAGCTGGACACCAAGCTGGATGGGAAGGTGGACAAAGCGGTGGAGAGCATCAGCAGCGATGACATCCTGGtggcacag AAgtaccagaggaggaggaagtactGTCTGTGCGCTGTCTTCTACAGCGCCTCCATGATTCGGCAGCCTGGAGAGCCAATCCAGTTTGAGGTCAGCATCGGTAACTATGGCAACAAGCTGGATAACACCTGCAAACCGTTGGCATCCACCACTCAGtacagctgtgctgtgtttgatg GGAACCACTACTACTACCTGCCCTGGGCTGACAATAAGCCGGTGGTTGTGGTGAATTCGTTCTGGGAGGACATCAGCCACCGCCTAGATGcagtcaacatcatcctctacatcACACAACATCTG CAATCCAACCTGGAGGCATTTAGGACCGCCATCTTGGCTAAAGTCTCCGACAACCAGCTAGCTGAGGTGTGGCTGAAGTTGCTCAATCAGCTGATTGAAGACATAGAAAG CTTCCCCACGCCTCAGCTGGAGGGCCACGACAATCTGACAACGCTGGACCTCCAGCTCAAGAATCTGCGCGACACTTCTCTGGCCACCATCAAGGAGGCAGCCCGGCGCATGCGAGAGGAGGCCCCGGAGATCAGCGAGACGCTGTCTGATATTGAAGCCTGGGAAGACAAACTGAAACAGCTGACTGTGGAG CCCCAGAACAGCATGCCTGACGTTATCATCTGGATGCTGCGGGGGGAGAAGAGGGTCGCCTACGGCCGCATCCCCGCTCACGAGATCCTGTTCTCCACCCACAGTGAGCAGGCCTGTGGTCAACACTGTGGCAAGACTCAGACGGTCTTTTTAAAG TACCCCATGGATAAAAACAAGGGCTTAAAGGTGCCAGTTCAGGTTAGAGTCAACATGTGGCTGGGTCTCTCTGCACATGAGAAAAAGTTCAACTCCTTCTCTGAGGGCAACTTCAGCGTGTTCGCTGAGTTG TACGAGAACCAGGCCAAGATGTTCGGGAAGTACGGGACAACAGGCCTGGTGGGTCGCCACAAATACTCCGATGTGACGGgcaagctgaagctgaagcaggagTACTTCCTGCCCCCCAGAGGGTGGGAGTGGGAGGGCGACTGGTTCGTCGACCCAGAGAAAGG TCTGCTCACAGAAGCGGATGCGGGGCACACCGAGTTCATGGACGAAGTCTACCAGAATGAGACCCGCTTCCCTGGCGGGGAGTGGAAGCCTGCGTCTGAGCCGTACACCGACGTG AACGGGGAGAAAAGCCGCAGCCCTACAGAGTTCGATTGTCCTCTAGGTTGGACCTGGGAAGACGAGTGGACCGTGGACGTCAACAGAGCCGTGGATGATCAAG GCTGGGAGTATGGAGTGACCATACCCCCCAACGACAAACCCCAAGCCTGGGTCCCTGCAGAGAAGGTTTACCACGTCCACCGCAGGAGAAGGGTGGTTCGACCGCGCAAGAGAAGCGCTGTCCCTGCAGGGACCCCTGTGGAG AGGCGGATTCAAGGTGACCCTGAGGGATGGGAGTTCTCCTCACTGATCGGCTGGAAGTTCCACAGAATGGAACGCTCATCCGACACGTTCCGTCGAAGGCGCTGGAGGCGGAAGATGGCGCCAGGAGACCGGCTGGGGTCCTGCGCCATTTTTCAGCTAGAAGGGGCATTGGTAGGAATTCCAGCAagatcacttcctgttttaataCGTCTCTCAATATGGAGGCATTTAAGATGTGATCGGTTTACCTTGCAGGGTGTTGAtactgaggagaaggagaaaggctCAAAGGAAGATTCCACCAAGCTGTTTGGTGCCAACACTCCCACTGTGTCGTGTACTTTTACCA AGTCTTTCAGGTACCATCTTCGTGTCTACATCTATCAGGCGCGTAATATGATTGCTATGGACAATGATAGTTTTTCTG ATCCTTACGCCCACGTCTCCTTCCTGCACGTGAGCAAGACAACAGAGACGCTGCGGGCGACGCTGAACCCGACCTGGGACCAGACCCTGATCTTCAATGACATCGAGATCTACGGGGAGCCGCAGCAGGTTGCGAACCGACCCCCCAAAGTCGTGGTGGAGTTCTACGACAGTGACCAAGTG GGAAAGGATGAGCTGCTGGGCCGCACTGTTTACAGCCCACTGGTGAAGTTGACCCCAGGCACAGACGGGACGCCTAAACTACTGTGGCATCCCATCCTCCAAAAGGGTCACAAGGCCGGCGAGGCTCTGGTGGCTGCTGAACTCATCCTTAAAGACAAG tcGGGTAAGACTGACCTTCCCCTAAGTCCCCCAAAGAGAGCGGAGAACCTCTACATGGTTCCCCAGGGCATCCGGCCCGTGGTGCAGCTCACTGCCGTGGAG ATTCTAGCCTGGGGCTTGAGGAACATGAAGCCGTACCAGCTGGCTGCAGTAACGTCCCCCAGCCTGGTGGTGGAGTGTGGAGGGCAGAGGGTGGAGTCTGTCGTCATCAAGAACATGAAAAAGAGCCCCAACTTTCCCAGCTCCGTCCTCTTCATCCGAgtg CTGCTTCCTAAGGAGGAAATGTACACGCCTCCTATTGTGCTGAAGGTGATCGACCATCGTCCGTTCGGCAGGAAGCCTGTGGTTGGCCAGTGCACCATCGCCTCTCTAGAGGAGTTCAGATGCGACCCATACGTCATCACCGCAGAGGGGGCGATGTCTTCAAAGA TGGCTCTGATGATGGCGTCTCCCGTCAAACACGTCTCTATAACCATGGAGGAGTCCAGACCCCTGCTAGAAGCCAAA TTCATGTACAGCATGTCAGCTGCTGTCACCAAAATGGCCACGCCTGCCTCCTTCTTT CATGTAGAAAAG GAAAAAGAGACTATTGACTGGTGGAGCAAATTCTATGCTTCGACTGGAGACCTGCAGAAATGCGGTCCTTACCTGAAGAAAGGATACGACACCCTCAAA GTTTATGACTGCGAACTGGAGGACGTCGCAGACTTCAAAGGCCTGACCGATTTCTGCCACACCTTTAAACTATTCGGAGGCAAGAATATAAACGGCGACGATGACCCGACTGTGGTTGGAGAGTTCAAG GGTTCGTTCAAGGTGTACCCTCTGCCTGACGACCCGGGGGTCCCTGCTCCTCCGCAGCAGTTCAGAGAGCTGCCAGACAGCGGACCCCAGGAGTGTCTGGTCAGGATTTATGTGGTCCGGGGCATAGACCTGCAGCCCAAAGACAACAACGGCAAA TGTGATCCGTACATAAAGATAACCCTGGGCAAGAATACGATCGATGACAGAGATCACTACATACCCAACACCCTTGATCCTTTGTTTGGAAG GATGTTTGAGATGACGTGTTTCCTGCCCCAGGACAAGGACCTAAAGATTTCTGTCTATGACTTTGACCTCCTCACCCGTGATGAAAAGGTCGGCGACACGGTGATTGACCTGGAGAACCGCATGCTGTCACGCTACAACTCCTACTGTGGCCTTCCACAGACATACTGCAT TTCTGGCGTCAATCAGTGGCGGGACCAGCTCAAACCATCTCAAATCCTAGAGACCTTGGCCCGTCTAAAAGGCCTCTCCAAGCCCAAGAGTGAAGATAATGGCACATCGCTCACATTTAATGGCACAGAGTACACGCTGGCTCAGTTCG AGGACAACAAGGAAATCCATCAGCACTTGGGTCCACCCCTAGAACGCCTCAGTCTGCACGTGCTCCGGACACAAAAACTCGTTCCAGAACACGTGGAGACCAGGACCCTTTACAGCACCTTCCAGCCGAACCTCTCCCAG GGAAAGCTTCAGATGTGGGTGGATGTTTTCCCCAAAAGCATTGGCGTCCCCGGACCTCCCTTTGACATCACACCGCGCAAGGCTAAGAA GTATTTCCTCCGTGCTGTTATCTGGAACACCACTGATGTCATTTTAGACGAGACCAGCATCACTGGAGAACACATGAGTGACATCTATGTCAAGGG ctggaTGCCAGGGATGGAGGACGACAAGCAGAAGACCGATGTCCACTACAGGTCCCTGGACGGAGATGGCAACTTTAACTGGAGGTTCGTCTTTGGTTTCGAGTACCTGCCGGCCGAACAACTCTGCCTTGTGTCCAAGAAG GAACATTTTTGGAGTCTTGATAAAACTGAGTTCAGGATTCCCCCCAGGTTAACTATTCAGATATGGGACAATGACAAGTTCTCACTGGATGATTACCTTG GCACAGTGGAGCTGGATTTGCGTAACCTTGTTGCTCCCTCCAAGACCCCAGAGAAATGTTCTCTCAATATGATGGATGTTCTGGAAGCTGGAGCCCCACACAAGACAGATCATGCAAAGTCTCTGTTTGCCCAGCAGTCGGTCAGAGGCTGGTGGCCCTGTTCCTTAGAACAGAATGGGAAGAAGACCCTCGGT GGCAAAGTGGAGATGACACTGGAGATCGTAAATGAGACAGAAGCAGACGAGAGACCGGCAGGAAAAGGCAGAGAAGAACCCAACATGAACCCAAAACTGGACTTTCCCAA ACGGCCAGAAACATCCTTCTTCTGGTTCACCAACCCATGCAAGACCATGAAGTTCATCGTATGGAAAAGGTTCAGGTGTCTCTTCATTtgcctcatcatcctcatcatagTGGTTCTCTTCCTTGCCATCCTGCTGTACTCGTTACCG aatTACATTTCAATGAAGATAGTGAAACCTCTGCAGTGA